From the Gymnogyps californianus isolate 813 chromosome 24, ASM1813914v2, whole genome shotgun sequence genome, one window contains:
- the MRPL54 gene encoding 39S ribosomal protein L54, mitochondrial yields MAARVLLRAARVAMPGLARGYAKKPAMKSKGKNVPKEGLKGPEVCTDPAMLTTYAMGVNYFKDGPEVALKPDSEYPDWLFKIHLGPPKKLEELDPDSIEYWRRLRKYNTWHRNRLKKGKKL; encoded by the exons ATGGCCGCCCGGGTGCTGCTGCGGGCGGCGCGGGTGGCGATGCCCGGCCTGGCCCGCGGCTACGCCAAGAAGCCGG CTATGAAATCCAAGGGCAAGAACGTGCCGAAGGAGGGGCTGAAGGGGCCGGAGGTGTGCACAGACCCCGCCATGCTCACCACCTACGCCATGGGGGTCAATTACTTCAAGGACGGCCCGGAGGTGGCCCTCAAGCCCGACTCCGAGTACCCCGACTG GCTCTTTAAGATCCACCTCGGGCCCCCCAagaagctggaggagctggaccCCGACTCGATCGAGTATTGGAGGCGCCTGCGGAAGTACAACACGTGGCACCGCAACAGGCTGAAGAAGGGCAAGAAGCTGTAG
- the APBA3 gene encoding amyloid-beta A4 precursor protein-binding family A member 3 → MESSMDFQAAAPSAPDLGSEEAPEPPAMDTEEGPAGRPGAPGLPAGDGQPEGPPFVTLLPGCGSGQDLPVPEGQRRGPGPSSGPASASDLKGGGGGQTELCRDLGREMEEEAVTAGPQGSADWKPGARSTPRDAGHPRAPSSGDSTGMELDEAPEGGGHPGRAKWAKDAEDETSEIQGLLAQLETLDPNLCDHSSASERGPLPSSSAGTAPLAGKQARQSYGECQGKCRPCPLHVAMGRGLETQPCCAQHSACSRPCHGLLFAEADREDLLSLLCYEGGLPDASVETPLARSNVLAGTNLEMLQAGEELAAVEKPEGLGRPESSEEGPSGSWYYGEGLCEVDSTCEGNRDGSPEPAWVALPPAPALEAEQPPQGGVTNREPPSSCPAFKEVPGPCDPEDLLDGVIFGAKYLGSTQLVSERNPPTSVRMAQAQEAVDRIKAPEGESQPMTEVDLFVSTQRIKVLTADTQEAMMDHSLQTISYIADIGSLVVLMARRKLPRRSEVAEEKRLYKMICHVFYSADAQIIAQAIGQAFGVAYQRFLEANSIDPSELSPRQYSRALEDQEHYNAELTHFSRQENCKDVCIRKQKGEILGIAIVESGWGSILPTVVIANLMHGGPAERSGELSIGDRLMSVNGTSLVGLPLTTCQSIIRELKHQTEVMLNIVHCPPVTTAVIRRPDSKYQLGFCVENGVICSLMRGGIAERGGVRVGHRIIEINGQSVVATPHEKIIQILTQAVSEVHIKTMPASTYRLLTGQEQPIFL, encoded by the exons ATGGAGAGCAGCATGGATTTCCAGGCGGCTGCGCCCTCCGCCCCTGATCTCGGCAGCGAGGAGGCCCCGGAGCCGCCGGCCATGGACACCGAGGAGGGGCCTGCGGGGCGGCCTGGCGCCCCTGGGCTCCCTGCGGGTGACGGGCAGCCGGAGGGGCCCCCCTTCGTcaccctgctccctggctgcgGCTCCGGGCAGGACCTGCCTGTCCCCGAGGGTCAGCGGCGGGGACCGGGGCCCAGCTCGGGGCCTGCTTCAGCCTCGGACCTCAAAGGAGGTGGGGGCGGACAAACTGAGCTTTGCCGGGACTTGGGAAGAGAGATGGAAGAGGAGGCGGTGACCGCGGGGCCGCAGGGCTCTGCCGACTGGAAACCCGGTGCCAGGAGCACCCCTCGGGACGCAGGACACCCCCGAGCCCCCAGCAGTGGCGACTCGACGGGCATGGAGCTGGACGAGGCCCCCGAGGGCGGCGGCCACCCCGGCAGGGCCAAGTGGGCCAAGGATGCAGAGGACGAAACCTCAGAGATCCAGGGCCTGCTGGCCCAGCTCGAGACCCTCGACCCCAACCTCTGTGACCACTCGTCTGCCTCAGAGCGGGGCCCGCTGCCCTCCTCGAGTGCTGGCACAGCTCCTCTGGCAGGCAAGCAGGCCCGGCAGAGCTACGGCGAGTGCCAGGGCAAGTGCCGGCCATGCCCGCTGCACGTGGCCATGGGCCGGGGCCTGGAGACACAGCCCTGCTGCGCCCAGCACTCGGCCTGCTCCCGGCCCTGCCACGGCCTGCTCTTTGCTGAGGCCGACCGGGAGGACTTGCTGAGCCTCCTGTGCTATGAGGGGGGGCTGCCGGACGCCAGCGTCGAGACACCCTTGGCCCGGTCCAACGTCCTGGCCGGGACCAACCTGGAgatgctgcaggctggggaggaacTGGCCGCTGTGGAGAAGCCTGAAGGGCTGGGGAGGCCAGAGAGCTCGGAGGAAGGACCTTCCGGCAGCTGGTATTATGGAGAGGGGCTCTGCGAGGTTGACTCCACCTGCGAGGGCAATCGGGACGGTTCCCCGGAGCCAGCCTGGGTGGCCTtgcctcctgctccagccctggagGCAGAGCAGCCACCCCAAGGCGGCGTGACC AACAGGGAACCCCCGTCCTCCTGCCCGGCCTTCAAAGAGG TTCCAGGCCCGTGCGACCCGGAGGATCTGCTGGACGGTGTGATTTTTGGGGCAAAGTACCTGGGCTCCACGCAGCTGGTCTCGGAGAGGAACCCCCCGACCAGCGTCCGCATGGCACAGGCGCAGGAGGCGGTGGACAGGATCAAG GCACCGGAGGGGGAGTCCCAGCCCATGACGGAGGTGGATCTGTTTGTCTCCACGCAGAGGATCAAGGTGCTCACGGCTGACACGCAG GAGGCCATGATGGATCACTCCCTCCAGACCATCTCCTACATCGCCGACATCGGCTCCCTCGTGGTGCTCATGGCACGCCGGAAGCTGCCTCGGCGGTCGGAGGTGGCGGAGGAAAAGCGGCTCTACAAGATGATCTGCCACGTCTTCTACTCGGCTGAC gCCCAGATCATCGCTCAGGCCATCGGGCAGGCCTTCGGTGTGGCCTACCAGCGCTTCCTGGAGGCCAACAGCATCGATCCGAGCGAGCTGAGCCCTCGCCAGTACAGCCGTGCCCTCGAGGACCAGGAGCACTACAATGCGGAGCTGACCCACTTCTCCCGGCAGGAGAACTGCAAGGAC GTCTGCATCCGGAAGCAGAAGGGGGAGATCCTGGGCATCGCCATCGTGGAGTCGGGCTGGGGCTCCATCCTGCCCACAGTGGTCATCGCCAACCTGATGCACGGGGGCCCCGCGGAGAGATCGGGCGAGCTGAGCATCGGAGACCGCCTCATGTCCGTCAACGGGACGAGCCTGGTGGGGCTGCCCCTCACCACCTGCCAGAGCATCATCCGG GAGCTGAAGCACCAGACAGAGGTGATGCTGAACATCGTGCACTGTCCCCCTGTCACCACAGCTGTCATCCGGCGCCCCGACTCCAAGTACCAGCTCGGCTTCTGTGTTGAGAACGGCGTG aTCTGCAGCCTGATGCGTGGGGGCATCGCAGAGAGAGGTGGCGTCCGCGTGGGGCACCGCATCATCGAGATCAACGGGCAGAGCGTGGTGGCAACGCCCCACGAGAAGATCATCCAGATCCTCACGCAGGCGGTCAGCGAG GTCCACATCAAGACCATGCCGGCCTCCACGTACCGCTTGCTGaccgggcaggagcagcccatCTTCCTCTGA
- the TJP3 gene encoding tight junction protein ZO-3 — protein MEEMVIWEQHTVTLSKDPQRGFGFAVSGGRDRPNRVTGDTAVVISDVVSGGPAVGRLQRKDQIVMVNGLSMENVLSSFAIQTLKTCGKIANITVKRPKKVHLPASKSSPESPTAPRRYDSDEDYGSHGADPALHRSRDDLDHSQGYDGDSSSERSSGHHRDDRRHHKPVSRSRRRSQDSSHWRQSPGSGSDRRGYSQHRSTNGFGHEGDTNGLALVSGFKRLPRQDVPTKPITSVLVKQKQNEEYGLKLGSQLFIKHIVESGLAAKGSSLQEGDLILKINGVASKDMSLADTQQLIEQTEGTLTLLILRDHRQFLVNIPDIDDSQSDSSRMDDISDIDSELSHPPSPETSPRSPAAARMSSPPERRRSNRDPAADTIVDNARGPDLLEAVEGDGCHGPRASPAARAACKDGYSADARVVHFVKAKSVGLRLAGGNDVGIFVSSVQEGSPADSQGIQEGDQILQVNDTSFQNLTREEAVEYLMSLPPGEDITLWTQSKQDIYRKMISSNVGDSFYIRTHFDFEKDTPSGLSFVRGDVFHVLDTMYRGRLGSWLAVRMGRDLKEQDKGIIPNRSRAEQIASLESVLKATSGANSSGARAEFWKLRGLRGAKKMLRKSREDLSALTKQGRYPPYERVVLKEASFKRPVVILGPIADIAMQKLSTELPDLFEIALSVPRDGASSKVIKLDSVQQIAEKDKHALLDITPSAVERLNYVQYYPVVVFCEPESRQGIKAMRQWLAPDSRKSSRRLYAQANKMKKYCSHLFTATISLSGSSNTWYEAIKDIIRTQQSQPVWTAAEQADMALEDSLDLLNPPSAAASGYLTCDSHANSDYDDTDGEAGAYTDGEAEDAYDQPGLARSSEPAQMSPSHSLSEQATEQQQQGQRYDSIREYEHDAVRKRFTRARDDSDQDEGYEWGPATDV, from the exons ATGGAGGAGATGGTGATCTGGGAGCAGCACACGGTGACGCTGAGCAAG GACCCTCAAAGGGGCTTTGGCTTCGCTGTCTCCGGAGGCCGGGACCGTCCCAACAGGGTGACCGGGGACACAGCAGTGGTCATTTCGGATGTGGTGTCAGGGGGACCGGCGGTGGGCCGGCTCCA GAGGAAGGATCAGATCGTAATGGTGAACGGCCTTTCCATGGAGAATGTCTTGTCCTCCTTCGCCATCCAGACACTTAAAACCTGCGGCAAGATCGCCAACATT ACAGTGAAAAGGCCAAAGAAAGTCCACCTCCCCGCGAGCAAGAGCAGCCCCGAGTCCCCCACTGCGCCCCGGCGCTATGACTCGGATGAGGACTATGGGTCACACGGTGCGGATCCAGCCCTGCACCGCTCCCGGGATGACCTGGACCACAGCCAGGGCTACGACGGAGACTCATCCAGCGAGAGGAGCTCTGGCCACCACCGGGATGACCGCCGCCACCACAAGCCAGTGTCCCGGAGCCGGAGGCGAAGCCAGGACAGCAGCCACTGGAGGCAGAGCCCCGGCAGCGGCTCAGATCGGAGGGGCTACAGCCAGCACCGCTCCACCAACGGCTTCGGCCATGAAGGGGACACCAACGGGCTGGCCCTGGTGTCGGGCTTCAAGCGGCTGCCGCGCCAGGACGTGCCAACGAAGCCCATCACGTCGGTCCTAgtgaagcagaagcagaatgaAG AGTACGGCCTGAAGCTGGGAAGTCAGCTCTTCATCAAGCACATAGTGGAGAGCGGGCTGGCAGCGAAGGGCAGCTCCTTGCAGGAGGGAGACCTCATCCTGAAG ATCAATGGGGTGGCCAGCAAGGACATGTCCCTGGCTGACACCCAGCAGCTCATTGAGCAGACGGAGGGGACCCTGACCCTGCTTATCCTCCGGGACCACCGGCAGTTCCTGGTCAACATCCCTGACATAGACGACAGCCAGAGCGACAGCTCCCGGATGGATG ATATCTCTGACATCGACTCTGAACTGTCCCATCCGCCATCCCCTGAGACCTCCCCACgatctccagctgctgccaggatGAGTTCACCACC GGAGAGGAGACGATCGAACAGGGACCCTGCGGCCGACACGATCGTTGACAATGCTCGGGGCCCTG acCTGCTGGAAGCTGTGGAGGGGGATGGCTGCCACGGCCCCCgtgccagccccgctgcccgaGCTGCCTGCAAGGACGG GTACAGCGCCGACGCCAGGGTCGTGCACTTCGTGAAGGCCAAGAGCGTCGGGCTACGGCTGGCCGGCGGGAACGACGTGGGCATCTTCGTGTCAAGCGTGCAGGAGGGAAGCCCGGCTGACAGTCAGGGCATCCAGGAAGGGGACCAGATCCTGCAG GTGAACGACACCAGTTTCCAGAACCTGACCCGCGAGGAGGCCGTGGAGTATCTCATGAGCCTGCCGCCGGGCGAGGACATCACACTGTGGACCCAGAGCAAGCAGGACA TTTACAGGAAGATGATCTCGTCCAATGTGGGCGACTCATTCTACATCCGGACGCACTTTGACTTCGAGAAGGACACGCCGTCGGGGCTCAGCTTCGTCCGTGGGGATGTCTTCCACGTGCTGGACACCATGTAccggggcaggctggggagctggctggctgTGCGCATGGGCAGGGACCTGAAGGAGCAGGATAAGGGCATCATCCCCAACCGGAGCAG GGCCGAGCAGATCGCCAGCCTGGAGTCGGTGCTGAAAGCCACGTCTGGTGCCAACTCCTCTGGGGCACGGGCCGAGTTTTGGAAGCTGCGGGGCCTGCGGGGAGCCAAGAAGATGCTGCGGAAGAGCCGGGAGGACCTGTCTGCCCTCACAAAGCAGGGCCGCTACCCGCCGTACGAGAGGGTGGTCCTGAAGGAAG CCAGCTTCAAGCGGCCGGTGGTGATCCTTGGCCCCATCGCAGACATTGCCATGCAGAAGCTGAGCACGGAGCTGCCCGACCTGTTCGAGATTGCCC TGAGCGTGCCCCGAGACGGGGCATCGTCCAAGGTCATCAAGTTGGACTCAGTGCAGCAGATCGCAGAAAAG GACAAGCATGCCTTGTTGGACATCACGCCCTCGGCTGTGGAGCGTCTCAACTACGTGCAGTACTACCCggtggtggtgttttgtgaGCCTGAGAGCCGGCAGGGCATCAAGGCCATGCGCCAGTGGCTGGCGCCCGACTCCAGGAAGAGCTCCCGGCGCCTCTACGCCCAGGCCAACAAGATGAAGAAGTACTGCAGCCACCTCTTCACTGCCACCATCAGCCTCAGCGGCAGCAGCAACACCTGGTACGAGGCGATCAAGGACATCATCAGGACGCAGCAGAGCCAGCCTGTTTGGACGGCGGCGGAGCAG GCAGATATGGCACTGGAGGACAGTCTGGACCTGCTGAACCCACCAAGCGCGGCGGCCTCGGGCTACCTGACCTGCGACAGTCACGCCAACAGCGACTACGACGATACAGATGGCGAGGCGGGCGCCTACACCGACGGCGAGGCTGAGGACGCCTATGACCAGCCCGGGCTGGCCCGCTCCTCCGAGCCAGCGCAGATGTCCCCAAGCCACAGCCTGAGCGAGCAG GCGaccgagcagcagcagcagggccagcgCTACGACAGCATCAG GGAATACGAGCATGACGCCGTGAGGAAGAGGTTCACACGGGCCAGGGACGACTCAGACCAGGACGAAGGCTACGAGTGGGGCCCAGCTACAGACGTGTAG